One stretch of Mustelus asterias chromosome 21, sMusAst1.hap1.1, whole genome shotgun sequence DNA includes these proteins:
- the id3 gene encoding DNA-binding protein inhibitor ID-3, with amino-acid sequence MKAISPIRSVRSCYEAVCCLSEQSLAISRSKNPLEESISLMYDMNDCYCKLKELVPSIPQNKKVSKMEILQHVIDYIFDLQIALENQQQDIGNNPAPNSSLLTLQRSELSSEGDSVGCCH; translated from the exons ATGAAAGCCATCAGTCCCATCCGATCTGTCAGAAGTTGCTACGAGGCGGTGTGCTGTTTGTCTGAGCAGAGTCTAGCCATCTCACGGAGCAAGAACCCCCTGGAAGAGTCCATCAGTTTAATGTACGACATGAATGACTGCTACTGCAAGCTGAAGGAACTGGTCCCCAGCATTCCCCAGAACAAGAAAGTTAGCAAAATGGAAATCCTCCAGCACGTTATCGATTACATCTTTGACTTACAGATCGCATTAGAAAACCAGCAACAAGACATTGGCAACAACCCTGCACCCAACAGCTCTCTCCTGACACTGCAG cGATCGGAACTGTCTAGTGAGGGCGATAGTGTGggctgctgtcactga